The Malus domestica chromosome 10, GDT2T_hap1 genome contains a region encoding:
- the LOC103412186 gene encoding uncharacterized protein translates to MADDEAEMYDGIRAAFPLSFGKQSKSQTPLEAIHNTTRRSVSNNPPEKSSSAASKTSGLPSLSSSSQTWLSSIRAPKNPNPNPNPNSNPNENDDGDAMVGPPPPPPQSELGDDDDGELIGPPRPPAGSNRDDSDSDSDSEANFENRFRIPVSNEIVLKGHTKVVSALAIDHTGSRVVSGSYDYSVRMYDFQGMNSKLQSFRQLEPSEGHQVRTISWSPTADRFLCVTGSATAKIYDRDGLTLGEFVKGDMYIRDLKNTKGHITGLTCGEWNPKSKDTILTSSEDGSLRIWDVNDFKSQKQVIKPKLARPGRVPVTTCAWDRDGKRIAGGIGDGSIQVWNLKPGWGSRPDIHVQNSHSDDITGLKFSMDGRILLSRSLDGTLKVWDLRQMKDPLKAFEDLPNNYAQTNVAFSPDEQLFLTGTSIERESTTGGLLCFFDRAKLELVSKVGISPTCSVVQCAWHPKLNQIFATSGDKSQGGTHVLYDPTLSERGALVCVARAPRKKSMDDFEAKPVVHNPHALPLFRDQPSRKREREKALKDPLKSHKPELPMTGPGFGGRVGASKGSLLTQYLMKQGGMIKETWMDEDPREAILKYADIAVKEPKYIAPAYAQTQPETVFAKSDSEDEEK, encoded by the exons ATGGCGGACGACGAGGCAGAGATGTACGACGGAATCAGAGCTGCTTTTCCTCTATCGTTCGGGAAGCAATCTAAGTCTCAAACCCCTCTCGAAGCCATTCACAACACGACTCGTCGTTCCGTCAGCAACAACCCTCCGGAAAAATCCTCCTCCGCCGCCTCCAAAACGAGCggcctcccttctctctcctcctcctcccaaaCCTGGCTCAGCTCCATCCGCGCccccaaaaaccctaacccCAATCCCAACCCCAACTCCAACCCTAACGAGAACGACGATGGCGATGCCATGGTTGGACCGCCCCCTCCGCCGCCGCAATCCGAGCTTGGAGACGACGACGATGGTGAGTTGATTGGACCGCCGAGGCCGCCGGCTGGGTCCAATAGGGACGATTCCGATTCCGATTCTGATTCGGAGGCGAATTTCGAAAACAGGTTCCGAATTCCGGTGAGCAATGAGATTGTTCTCAAGGGACACACAAAAGTCGTTTCCGCCCTCGCCATCGATCACACTGGGTCTCGAGTTGTTTCAGGCAGCTACGACTACTCCGTGCGGATGTACGATTTCCAGGGAATGAATTCAAAGTTGCAGTCTTTCCGGCAGCTCGAGCCATCAGAAGGCCACCAAGTTCGAACCATCAGCTGGAGCCCCACGGCGGACCGGTTTCTCTGTGTTACTGGCTCGGCTACGGCGAAG ATCTATGATCGTGATGGACTTACTTTGGGAGAGTTTGTAAAAGGGGACATGTATATTCGTGATCTCAAGAACACCAAGGGCCACATAACTGGATTGACTTGTGGAGAGTGGAATCCTAAAAGTAAAGACACGATTTTAACTTCGTCCGAGGATGGATCTCTACGTATTTGGGATGTCAATGACTTCAAAAGTCAGAAACAG GTAATCAAGCCAAAACTTGCTCGGCCTGGAAGAGTTCCGGTCACCACTTGTGCTTGGGATCGCGACGGAAAACGTATTGCAGGTGGTATAGGAGATGGTTCTATACAG GTATGGAACCTTAAGCCTGGATGGGGAAGCAGGCCAGATATACACGTTCAGAATAGTCATTCAGACGATATTACCGGGCTAAAATTTTCTATGGATGGGAGAATCTTACTATCAAGAAGCCTTGATGGTACATTGAAG GTTTGGGATTTGCGTCAGATGAAGGATCCTCTTAAGGCATTTGAGGATCTCCCAAACAACTATGCCCAAACTAATGTAGCTTTTAGTCCCGATGAGCAACTCTTCTTGACTGGAACGTCTATTGAAAGGGAGAGCACCACTGGAGGTTTGCTATGCTTCTTTGATCGAGCAAAACTTGAACTTGTTTCAAAAGTTGGGATATCCCCCACCTGTAGTGTTGTGCAGTGTGCCTGGCACCCAAAACTCAATCAG atttttgcAACATCAGGAGATAAAAGCCAAGGAGGAACTCATGTGTTATACGATCCAACCCTTAGTGAAAGAGGAGCCCTTGTATGTGTTGCGCGTGCCCCAAGGAAAAAGTCTATGGATGATTTTGAGGCAAAACCAGTGGTTCACAACCCTCATGCTCTACCCTTATTCAGAGATCAGCCAAGCCGTAAGCGTGAGCGAGAGAAAGCACTGAAGGACCCACTGAAATCCCATAAGCCTGAACTCCCCATGACCGGACCAGGTTTTGGTGGAAGAGTTGGCGCAAGTAAAGGAAGCTTATTGACCCAGTACCTCATGAAG CAAGGGGGTATGATCAAGGAGACGTGGATGGACGAAGATCCGAGAGAGGCCATACTGAAGTATGCAGACATTGCAGTGAAAGAACCAAAGTACATTGCTCCAGCTTATGCACAAACCCAGCCTGAAACAGTTTTTGCAAAATCAGACTCTGAGGATGAAGAGAAATGA
- the LOC103422212 gene encoding pleiotropic drug resistance protein 1-like — translation MEISCDIQKAGHSFRRSGSSFWIDNGSGVFSTSSHGEDDEEALKWAALQRLPTFQRLKKGLLATPQGETNEVDVSNLEVKERKNLIERLVGVAEEDHENFLLRLKNRIDRVGINLPKIEVRFQHLKIAAEAYAGSRALPTVFNYCVNLVEGLLNSVHILPSKKKHLSILKDVSGIIRPCRMTLLLGPPSSGKTTLLLALAGELDRDLQFSGRVTYNGHGMHEFVPQRTAAYISQHDVHMGELTVGETLHFSARCQGVGARYEILVELSRREKEANIKPDADIDIYMKAVATEGQRVQVVTDYILKILGLEGCADTLVGDNLIRGISGGQKKRLTTGEMLVGPAKALFMDEISTGLDSSTTYQIVNSIKQYVHILNGTAFISLLQPAPETYELFDDIVLLSDGHIVYQGPRENVLEFFESMGFRCPERKGVADFLQEVTSRKDQKQYWASRDEPYTFITVEEFVEAFQSFHVGRKLRDELATPFDKAKSHPAALTTKRYGVSKTELLKACFAREFLLMKRNSFVYLFKLAQLSILAMITMTLFLRTEMHRNSVDDGVIYAGALFFSLVAVMFNGLAELSMTVTKLPVFYKQRNLLFFPPWTYTLPSWILKIPITCVEVVVWVFMTYYVIGYDPNVGRLFKQWLLLLLINQMASGLFRFIAGVGRSMTIASTFGSFALVMLFSLGGFVLSRDDIKKWWMWGYWISPLMYGQNAIVVNEFLGKSWRHVLPNSTEPLGVAVLKSRGFFTEPRWYWIGAGVLAGYMIIFNFFFTLALTYLKPIGKPQAVKLEDPISTPQISREKGNGSNSSRSSSITKEATNDANGNKKRGMVLPFEPHSITFDEITYSVDMPQEMKNQGVPEDKLVLIRRVSGAFRPGVLTALMGVSGAGKTTLMDVLAGRKTGGYIEGNITISGYPKKQESFARISGYCEQNDIHSPHVTVYESLMYSAWLRLSSEIDSETRKMFVEEVMGLVELNPLRQALVGLPGANGLSTEQRKRLTIAVELVANPSIIFMDEPTSGLDARAAAIVMRAVRNTVDTGRTVVCTIHQPSIDIFDAFDELFLLKKGGQELYVGPLGRHSCNLIKYFEGIDNVSKIRDGYNPATWMLEVTSSAKEIAMEIDFAEVYKKSELYRRNKALIAELSNPASGSKDLHFPTQYSQPFLTQCVACLWKQHWSYWRNPPYTAIRLIYTTIVALMFGTMFWNLGSKTTKERDLFNAIGSMYAAVLFLGIKNSTTVQPVVDVERTVFYRERAAGMYSALAYAFAQVTIEIPYVFVQALVYSVIVYAMIGFEWTLAKFLWYLFFMYFTFLYFTYYGMMGVALTPNQHIAAINSSAFYAIWNVFSGFIIPRTRIPIWWRWYYWACPMAWTLYGLATSQFGDIQDELETGATVEEFMRQYFGFKQEFIGVVAAVVVGFALFFALIFALSIKMLSFQRR, via the exons ATGGAGATCAGTTGTGATATTCAGAAAGCTGGCCACAGTTTTAGACGAAGTGGTTCTTCCTTCTGGATTGACAATGGCAGCGGAGTTTTCTCAACGTCTTCGCACGGAGAGGACGATGAGGAAGCTCTCAAATGGGCTGCTCTTCAGAGACTTCCAACGTTTCAGCGCTTGAAGAAAGGCCTGCTCGCTACTCCTCAAGGGGAGACCAACGAAGTTGACGTGAGCAATCTTGAAGTGAAAGAAAGGAAGAATTTGATCGAGCGGTTAGTTGGAGTAGCCGAGGAGGATCATGAGAACTTCTTGTTGAGACTTAAGAACCGCATTGATAG AGTTGGAATTAATCTTCCGAAAATTGAAGTTAGATTCCAGCATTTGAAAATTGCAGCTGAAGCTTATGCAGGAAGCAGGGCTCTGCCTACAGTTTTTAATTACTGTGTTAATTTAGTGGAG GGTTTGTTGAACTCCGTTCATATTCTTCCTAGCAAGAAAAAGCACTTGTCTATCCTCAAAGATGTTAGTGGGATCATTAGGCCTTGCAG AATGACACTGCTTTTGGGTCCTCCGAGTTCCGGAAAGACCACGCTGTTGTTGGCTTTGGCTGGAGAGCTTGACCGGGATCTTCAG TTTTCAGGACGTGTGACCTACAATGGTCACGGCATGCATGAGTTTGTGCCTCAGAGGACAGCTGCCTATATCAGCCAACATGATGTTCATATGGGAGAATTGACAGTCGGAGAAACATTGCACTTCTCTGCAAGATGCCAAGGGGTCGGAGCACGTTATG AGATCCTTGTAGAGTTAAGTAGACGAGAGAAAGAAGCGAATATTAAGCCGGATGCAGACATAGATATCTACATGAAG GCAGTGGCAACAGAAGGCCAGAGGGTACAAGTGGTGACAGATTATATACTAAAG ATTTTGGGATTAGAGGGATGTGCAGATACCTTGGTAGGGGATAACTTAATAAGGGGCATCTCCGGTGGACAAAAGAAACGACTCACAACTG GTGAGATGTTGGTTGGACCGGCTAAGGCATTGTTCATGGACGAAATATCTACGGGTTTGGATAGCTCAACGACCTATCAAATCGTGAATTCGATCAAGCAATATGTTCACATTCTCAATGGGACTGCATTCATCTCACTGCTGCAACCAGCACCTGAGACTTATGAACTATTTGATGACATTGTTCTCCTTTCCGATGGTCACATTGTGTACCAAGGTCCTCGTGaaaatgttcttgaattttTCGAATCCATGGGGTTCAGATGTCCTGAGAGGAAAGGCGTGGCGGACTTCCTGCAAGAA GTGACATCAAGGAAAGATCAGAAGCAGTATTGGGCAAGCAGAGATGAGCCTTACACGTTCATCACGGTCGAAGAATTTGTCGAGGCATTCCAATCGTTCCATGTCGGGCGCAAACTTAGAGATGAACTCGCAACTCCATTTGACAAGGCCAAGAGCCACCCAGCTGCATTAACAACAAAAAGATATGGCGTTAGTAAAACTGAACTGTTGAAAGCTTGCTTTGCAAGGGAGTTCTTGCTCATGAAGAGGAACTCATTTGTCTACCTTTTCAAGCTTGCCCAA CTCTCAATCTTGGCTATGATTACAATGACATTGTTCCTACGAACTGAGATGCATCGCAATTCAGTAGATGACGGGGTAATTTATGCCGGTGCTTTGTTCTTCTCCCTGGTTGCTGTTATGTTCAATGGACTGGCAGAGCTTTCGATGACTGTTACAAAGCTCCCTGTATTTTATAAGCAGAGAAACCTCCTCTTCTTTCCGCCGTGGACATATACCCTTCCCTCGTGGATCCTAAAGATCCCTATCACCTGTGTTGAAGTTGTGGTTTGGGTATTTATGACCTATTATGTCATCGGATATGATCCAAATGTCGGAAG GTTGTTTAAGCAATGGCTTCTACTCTTACTCATTAATCAGATGGCTTCAGGGTTGTTCCGATTCATTGCTGGAGTTGGTAGAAGCATGACTATTGCAAGCACATTCGGATCATTTGCACTTGTCATGCTTTTCTCCTTGGGTGGTTTTGTTCTGTCAAGAg ACGATATAAAGAAATGGTGGATGTGGGGCTACTGGATATCGCCTTTGATGTACGGACAGAATGCAATAGTAGTCAATGAGTTCCTCGGAAAGAGTTGGAGACAT GTTCTTCCGAACTCAACAGAACCATTAGGAGTCGCTGTTCTGAAGTCACGCGGATTCTTCACAGAGCCTCGTTGGTATTGGATTGGCGCGGGAGTATTGGCTGGATACATGATTATATTCAACTTCTTTTTCACTTTGGCTCTCACTTACCTAAAGC CAATCGGGAAGCCACAGGCTGTTAAGTTGGAAGATCCTATCTCGACTCCTCAAATTAGTAGAG AAAAAGGGAATGGAAGTAACTCCTCCCGGTCTTCCTCAATTACAAAAGAAGCTACTAATGACGCAAATGGTAACAAGAAAAGAGGAATGGTTCTTCCGTTCGAACCACATTCCATCACCTTTGATGAAATCACATACTCCGTGGACATGCCACAG GAAATGAAGAATCAAGGTGTTCCCGAGGATAAACTGGTGCTCATTAGGCGCGTGAGTGGTGCTTTTAGGCCTGGTGTTTTGACAGCTCTAATGGGAGTGAGTGGGGCTGGTAAAACAACTCTAATGGACGTACTAGCCGGTAGAAAAACTGGAGGATATATTGAGGGAAATATCACAATTTCCGGGTACCCAAAAAAGCAGGAATCGTTTGCCCGGATTTCTGGATATTGTGAGCAGAATGACATCCACTCTCCTCATGTTACTGTCTATGAATCCTTGATGTACTCAGCATGGCTGCGTTTATCTTCAGAAATCGATTCTGAAACCAGGAAG ATGTTCGTTGAGGAAGTTATGGGACTTGTGGAGCTGAACCCGTTGAGGCAAGCATTAGTAGGGTTGCCTGGTGCGAACGGTCTTTCAACTGAGCAGCGTAAGAGGCTGACCATTGCGGTTGAACTAGTGGCTAACCCCTCCATAATATTCATGGATGAACCGACTTCAGGCTTGGATGCAAGAGCTGCAGCCATTGTTATGCGAGCAGTTAGGAACACTGTGGACACTGGAAGAACAGTCGTCTGCACCATCCATCAGCCAAGCATTGACATATTTGATGCTTTCGATGAG CTATTCTTACTGAAGAAAGGAGGACAAGAGCTCTATGTAGGACCATTAGGCCGCCATTCTTGCAATTTGATCAAGTACTTTGAG GGGATCGATAACGTCAGTAAAATTAGGGATGGCTACAATCCAGCAACATGGATGTTGGAAGTCACTTCGTCAGCCAAAGAAATAGCtatggagattgattttgctGAAGTGTATAAGAAATCAGAACTGTACAG GAGAAACAAAGCACTTATTGCAGAACTAAGCAACCCTGCTTCTGGTTCTAAGGATCTTCATTTTCCTACTCAATACTCTCAGCCCTTTTTAACCCAATGCGTAGCTTGCTTATGGAAACAACATTGGTCCTATTGGCGCAATCCGCCATACACGGCCATCAGGTTGATCTACACAACCATCGTAGCATTGATGTTCGGGACAATGTTCTGGAACCTTGGCTCCAAAAC AACGAAAGAAAGGGATCTCTTCAATGCAATTGGTTCAATGTACGCTGCTGTTCTCTTTCTCGGTATCAAAAATTCTACAACCGTGCAGCCTGTTGTGGACGTTGAAAGAACAGTCTTCTACAGAGAACGAGCAGCTGGAATGTATTCTGCCTTGGCATACGCCTTCGCACAG GTTACAATTGAGATCCCTTACGTTTTTGTACAAGCCCTTGTCTATAGTGTCATAGTTTACGCAATGATCGGGTTTGAATGGACTCTGGCTAAATTCTTGTGGTACTTATTCTTCATGTATTTCACATTTTTGTACTTCACCTACTACGGCATGATGGGAGTGGCCTTGACGCCGAACCAACACATAGCCGCTATAAATTCCAGCGCATTTTACGCAATATGGAATGTCTTCTCGGGGTTCATAATCCCACGGACT AGGATTCCTATATGGTGGAGATGGTACTATTGGGCGTGTCCGATGGCCTGGACCTTGTACGGACTGGCTACATCGCAGTTTGGAGATATACAGGACGAGCTCGAGACGGGTGCAACAGTGGAAGAATTCATGAGGCAATACTTCGGTTTCAAGCAAGAATTTATCGGAGTGGTTGCAGCTGTGGTTGTTGGATTCGCTCTATTCTTTGCACTTATCTTTGCCTTGTCCATCAAGATGTTGAGTTTCCAGAGGAGATGA